Below is a genomic region from Romeriopsis navalis LEGE 11480.
GGAATGCCTAAAACAAACAGCGGAATCATCAACACTCCAGTCATCTGACTACGACGCCACAAAAGGCTTTTCTGAATAAAGCCCTTCGCAACTGAAACACCTTCATGTTTCGCTTTCAGCAGTCGCTTCGCATCCTTCAGCAGTCGCCCATCTAGCAGATCCCGCCGCTTGTTGCTGCCGATATTCCACTGTCGCCGCGCATCTTCGATTTTGTCGATCGTCCGCCGAACATCCCGATCTTCCCCTCTCCATTCCGCCAACCGCTGCCAAGACTGAATCAAGGCTTCATGGCTGAGATCGATTACATCTTCGCTATTGATTCGATCGCCCACCAAAAGCCGACCATCGACCAGGGAATTAATCACAGAATCGATCGCGTCTTTCTCTGCCTGATTTTTTCCCATTGCCAATAGGGTCGATCGTAGTTGCCGTTGCCGCGTATCCCTCACACCTTCCCCCGTCCGCACCAACCGCAGCATCACCCGCTTCACCCACTGCTCCTGCTTTTGCTTCGCCAACCGCTTGTAGATTTCCTCCGCATGCTGATTCACTGCACCCAGCACACCACCCAGCTCGCGGTAAGCATCAAACGTCAACACATTGTCCGATCGCTTTTCCCACAGCTCAGACAGCGCAAACTCCAACAACGGCAAGCAATTCTCCTCATCCGCCACATCCCGCAAAATCAACTCCGCCAAGCCCGACTCTAACTGCGCCCCCTGAACTATTGCGGGTTGCTCGATCGCCGCTTTCAGCTCCGACTCCCCCATCGGCCCTAACCACACCGCATCAGTCTGAATCGCCTGCGTCAAATCTCCATCCGCCAAACAAGCGTCAACAAAATCCGCCAGCATCGTCACCACCACCGCAGTACCTTGGGCCGCTGGCAAGTTGATCAACCGCTGAATAAACTGCGACTGTACGGCTTTATCACGACACAGCGTAAACACCTCCTCAAACTGATCAACCACCAGCAAAGTCTTTTCACTAGAGCCGGGATTCACATCCGCGATCGCCTCAGCCAAAGTTTCCATCGGTTCTGTACCAGGCACGATCGGCTTCAACACACACCAGCCCAGATTTTCCAAACGTGGCACCAAACCCGCCCGCACCACCGAAGACTTCCCACTCCCACTCGCCCCAATCAATGGCACAAAATTTGCATCTTTCAGCTTCAGCACGAGATCATCAATTGTGCGATCGCGCCCAAAGAAAAACCGCGCCGTCGCCGCCGTAAACGCCTGCAAACCCTGATACGGATTCTCCTGACTCACCGCCGCCACCACCGGCTGCTGCACCTGCCGAATCAGTGGAATATCCTTCCCCGCCCCAATGTAAATCGGCTCCTGCATCTGCATCCGCGCAAACGCCGCATTCAAATGCTTCAACACCGACAACACCGTCACATCTGCCTGCTGCGCTAGGGCCAAAGCCTCCAGCAATGCCCCCGTAAACAAACTGTGGCTTTCCAACTTCTTCGCATAAGACTTCTGAAACTCCCGACAAGCCGCAATCCAACAAAAATTCTGATCAGGACTCGCCTTAAAGCTCTGCTTCACCAGCCCATCTTCCACAAACAGCCCACCATGACAGCAATCCAGCAACACCACCAAACTGCTAAGATTCGCCCGCTGAATCAACCCATTCAACCGCCCAAACGACAGCCCGCGCCGCTGACTAACGATCGTCTCCCCCTCAAACTCCACCCCACAATCCGAAGTACCCAAATACCCCCGCCGATCGTCCTCACTTTCCTCCACCATGAACCCATGTCCCGTGAAGTAGATCAGCGCATCCTGATTCGCCGCCTGCCGCTCCAAAAATTCCTTTAGCGCCTCATCCAGTTCCTTCTGCGTCACCACACCACTGAGGCAATTCACCCGCCAGTCCGCTTGCTCCAGGACTTGCTTTAGGGCGATCGCATCCCCCGCCGGTTTACTCAGATGACCCAGCGAATCGTGGTATTGCCCAATCCCCACCAGCAGCGCGTAACGTTCCATCGCAAACTCGACTTAAGCACATAACAAAGAAGCTACGATTACCATAACCCCAAATTTCCGCTAGGTGATCCCATAATGGCCGCCCAACACATTACATTCTTCGACGAGAACAACGAATACGCAGCCCTAATCG
It encodes:
- a CDS encoding nSTAND1 domain-containing NTPase — protein: MERYALLVGIGQYHDSLGHLSKPAGDAIALKQVLEQADWRVNCLSGVVTQKELDEALKEFLERQAANQDALIYFTGHGFMVEESEDDRRGYLGTSDCGVEFEGETIVSQRRGLSFGRLNGLIQRANLSSLVVLLDCCHGGLFVEDGLVKQSFKASPDQNFCWIAACREFQKSYAKKLESHSLFTGALLEALALAQQADVTVLSVLKHLNAAFARMQMQEPIYIGAGKDIPLIRQVQQPVVAAVSQENPYQGLQAFTAATARFFFGRDRTIDDLVLKLKDANFVPLIGASGSGKSSVVRAGLVPRLENLGWCVLKPIVPGTEPMETLAEAIADVNPGSSEKTLLVVDQFEEVFTLCRDKAVQSQFIQRLINLPAAQGTAVVVTMLADFVDACLADGDLTQAIQTDAVWLGPMGESELKAAIEQPAIVQGAQLESGLAELILRDVADEENCLPLLEFALSELWEKRSDNVLTFDAYRELGGVLGAVNQHAEEIYKRLAKQKQEQWVKRVMLRLVRTGEGVRDTRQRQLRSTLLAMGKNQAEKDAIDSVINSLVDGRLLVGDRINSEDVIDLSHEALIQSWQRLAEWRGEDRDVRRTIDKIEDARRQWNIGSNKRRDLLDGRLLKDAKRLLKAKHEGVSVAKGFIQKSLLWRRSQMTGVLMIPLFVLGIPAEYFWRQEMVKRDYDRIERLGNRDQGERAAVLNLAGGCWAKKQNRSIPAYLRERIFGNCRSLRNAKLEKADLWGANLSGADLWGANLSGADLWGANLSGADLLSANLSGAALGGANLEKVKFSCVEIGNNEKRCPNLKDIKWDAKTKWQGITGSETVENIPPKLKQQLGLKN